One Nitrospira sp. DNA window includes the following coding sequences:
- a CDS encoding ATP phosphoribosyltransferase regulatory subunit, which translates to MGPLSLKATSSSTLHLAGRERSLIPVGMSTILPQAAERIRYLEQTLLGVLVRGGYEEIILPMFEYLDVLAPGLESEIIEKCYQIVDRTTGRLLLLRPDATAQIARTVAMGMMGTRLPLRLCYRTSVFRYERDHAGRDREIFQVGAELIGVNGADGDAEVLMLLLECMDRVGLSSFKVAVGHVGFFTALLVRSGLSAEGRKRVEQAAARKDMPLLETLLAGEGLSRSTSGVILEVLELCGGQEVLARGRKLVGRDRTLLGPLDRLAQVYERLASIGRQQAVLLDLGEFRGFEYYDGMVFDVFAPRVGAELGGGGRYDHLMGRFGRQAASTGFALDVDRLFRAIDLSGDVSPAHPVGVTTDRAKGVSVHTRMRRRSRA; encoded by the coding sequence ATGGGCCCCCTTTCGTTGAAGGCCACTTCTTCCTCCACTCTTCATCTGGCTGGCCGGGAACGGTCGCTCATTCCAGTCGGAATGAGCACCATTCTCCCTCAGGCCGCCGAGCGTATCCGCTATCTCGAACAGACCCTCCTGGGCGTTCTCGTGCGAGGGGGGTACGAAGAGATCATCCTGCCGATGTTCGAATACCTGGATGTGCTCGCGCCGGGTCTGGAGTCCGAGATCATCGAAAAGTGTTATCAGATCGTCGATCGAACCACAGGGCGATTACTGTTGCTGCGCCCCGATGCGACCGCGCAGATTGCGCGGACCGTCGCCATGGGCATGATGGGCACGAGGCTGCCGCTGCGTCTCTGTTATCGTACGTCGGTGTTTCGTTATGAACGTGACCATGCAGGCCGTGACCGGGAAATTTTTCAAGTGGGGGCCGAACTCATCGGAGTGAACGGAGCGGACGGGGACGCCGAGGTTCTGATGCTCCTACTCGAATGCATGGACCGGGTGGGGCTCTCCTCGTTCAAGGTCGCGGTCGGCCATGTCGGATTTTTCACGGCCTTGCTCGTCCGGTCCGGCCTATCGGCGGAGGGCCGGAAACGTGTGGAGCAGGCCGCCGCAAGGAAAGATATGCCGCTTCTTGAAACATTGCTGGCGGGGGAAGGCCTGTCCCGATCGACGTCGGGAGTCATCCTTGAGGTGTTGGAATTATGCGGCGGTCAGGAAGTGCTTGCACGGGGGCGGAAGCTGGTGGGACGCGATCGGACGCTCTTGGGACCACTGGATCGACTGGCTCAGGTATACGAACGGCTGGCGTCGATCGGACGGCAACAGGCCGTGCTGCTCGACCTCGGCGAGTTCCGCGGCTTCGAATATTACGACGGGATGGTGTTCGATGTCTTTGCTCCGAGGGTCGGGGCGGAGTTGGGGGGAGGGGGACGGTACGACCATCTGATGGGCCGGTTCGGTCGCCAGGCGGCATCCACCGGCTTTGCCCTCGATGTCGATCGGCTGTTTCGGGCCATCGACTTGTCCGGGGATGTATCGCCGGCTCATCCGGTCGGTGTGACCACGGACCGTGCAAAGGGTGTCTC